The window GGAGGAGGAGGGGGTCAAAGAGGGCCTTTGGGTGGTCGTAGCGGAGGCTTGCCCGTAAAGAGAAGGGGTAGGGGGTGAGGCTACCCTCCAGGCGGGTCTCCAGGGGGCCTTCCTCCAGGTCCCGCTTGTGGTAGAGGAGGAGGCCGTACCCCCGGTCCTGGAGCCTGGCCTCGGCCTCCAGGGGGAGGTAGGCTTCCTTTTCCAGGTCCCACCCCCCCTTGAGGGAGAGGGCGAGGGGCCTTTCCCGGAAGCCTAGGCCTAAGGTGGCCTGGTGGGTCCTCCGCTGGGGCAAGGCGTCAAAGCGGAAGGGGCTTTCCCCTTCCTGGACGCTCCTCAGGTAGCCCGCCTCGAGGCTTACCCCCCCGAGGGCCTGGCGAAAGGCGAGGCTCGTGCTCCAGTCCACCTGGCGCTCGTGTTCCCCGTCGGGGTTCTGGGTGGTGTAGTAGAAGCCGCGGAAGCGGTTCTCCCCCCGCAGGGTGGCCCCGGGCCAGGGGGCGAGGACGAGACTTTCCGTGTGGGCGAGGAGAAGCCTCCCCGCTTCGGCGTAGGGGCCGAGGGCCCGGGCGGAGCGGTTTAGGGGGTTGGTCTCCGCCAGGTAGCGCCCCGCCTGCAGGCTCAGCTGTAGGCTGAAGGGGCCCTGGCGGAGGGTGGGGCTTTGCGCCTCCAGCTCGGGGAGGCGCTGGAGGGCGCGGGGCGGGGGGGTGGAGGGGTCGTGGTCCAGGAAGCCCTCGAGCCGCAAGGCGTAGCGCCAGTCCTGGGGGGTGGGGGTGCCGGGGAGGAGGGCCTCGAGGCGGAAGCGGGTGAGCTTCTCCTGGGTGTCGTCCCGCTCCACCAGGGCCGCGACCGAAAACCCGGCCCGCTTCAGGCCGTACTCCCCCCGGTACTGGAAGGTGTCGGGGGGCGTGTGGAGGAAGAAGTAGCGCTCCTTGGCCTCCCCGGTGCCGTAGTGGTCCAGGCCGAAGCCGTAGCCCCGGCCCTGGTAGTAGCGGAGGAGGGTGTAGCCGAGGCCGAAGGCGGCCACATAGGGGAGGTCGGCCTTCACATAGAGGCCCCCCTCGTCCTGGCCCACCTCGAGGCGGGGCCGCCTCTCCGAGAGGTAGAGGAGGAGGACGGGCAGGGTGAGGACGGGCTTCTCCTGGACCAGGAGGGTCACGTCCCGGGCCACCACCCGGTCCCCGGGGTAGAGGACGATCTCCCGGGCGCGGAAGGCGTAGTCGGGAACCTCCTGGCCGCACGAGGCGCACGGGGTGGCGTAGCCCCGTTCCAGGAGGATCGCCCCCGCCGCCCGCTGGCAGACGGGGCCGGTGAGGAGGAGGTTCTCGGCCTCTATGCGGACCTCGAGGGCGTCAAAGCTCTCGTCGGCGAGGTCCACCTGGAGCTCCTCCGCCTCAATGAGGCGCCCCTCCCGGTCCCGGTAGCGCACCCCTCCCGAGAGCAAAAGGAGCCGCCTTTCCCGGAAGTAGACCACCCGCTTGGCCTCCAGCGTCTCCCCCTCCCGCTCCAGGCGCACGGGTTCTCCCACGAGGACGTAGACTTCCTCCCCCCCTTCCTGCCTAAGCTCCAGCCTTTCCGCCTCCAGGACCTTGATCACCCTCTCCTCTGCGAGGGCGGGAAGGAGGAGGAAGAGGAGAAGGGGAAGCCACCTCACCGCCGCCCTCCCAGGAAGAGGAAAAGGCCCAAGGCCCCGTAGAGGAGGTTGGGGCCGAAGGCGGCGAGGAAGGGGTCCAGGGCGTTCTGCTCCCCCATGATCCGCCCCACGCTCCAGGTGGCGTAGTAGAAGAAGGTGAGGACGGCCACCCCCACAAGCCCGAGGCTGCGGCTTCCCCCGAGGAGGTAGAAGGCGAGGCCCACGGCGAAGAGGGCGAAGACGGGGGCGGCCAGGGGCTCGGCGAAGCGGCGGTAGTAGGTGGTGGCCTCGAGGCCCGCCCGCACCCCCATCTGGCGGAGCCTTTGCACCTCCTTTCGGAGCTCGGCCAGGGTCATCCGGTTCGCTGGGTTCTGCCAGGGGTCAAAGGTGAGGTCCTTGAGGACGAGCTCCCCCCGCTGAAAGCGCGCCAGGGTCCGGGGGCGGCTTCCCTCGTAGGTGATGCGGGTCCCCTCCTCCACGTGCAGCACCCCGCCGCGGAAGCTTCCCCGCTCGGCGAGGAGGACCTCCTCCCGGGAGAGGACCCTGAGGGCCCCGATGGCCTCCCCCTCCACCTTCCCCACGTAGACCACCCGGCCTTGGGCGTCCTGGAAGGTCGCCCCCGGGGTGAGGAGGGCCCGGGGGCGCTCCAGGACCTCCCGCCTCAGGAGGTCCTGCCCCTTGGCGAGGGCTTGGGGGACGAGGCCCTCCCCGAGGAGGAAGGCGGCGAGGGCGATGGCGGTCCCGAGGAGGAGGAAGGGAAGGAGGAGGCGCTCCCGCCGCACCCCGAGGGCCAGGAGGGCCTTGAGTTCCGCGTCCTCCCCCAGGCGGGAGAGGAGGACGAGGAGGGCGAAGAGGTAGGCCACGGGCGCGCCCCGGGCCAGGGCCTCGGGGGTGCGGAAGAGGAGGTAGCGGAGGAGGGTGTAGGGGTCGGCCCCCTTGGCCACCAGGGGGGCCAGGACCTCGTACACCGCCCCGCCCAGGAAGAGGAGGACGATGACGAGGAGCCCGCCGCCGAAGAGGGGCAGGGTTTCCCGCAGGAGGTAGCGGTCCAGGGTCTTCACCGTAGCCTCCAGGCGAGCGCCCCCGCCAAGGCCCCGTAGAAGAGGTCGGGGAGGTAGGCGAGGAGGGGGCTTACGTCGTAGCGGGCGAGCTGGGCGGCCAGGGTCCAGAGGACGTAGTAGCCGAAGATGAGGAGGACCACCCCCAGGAAGGCCCAGGCGGCTTCCCGCAAGGAGAGGCCTAAGGCGGCGGCGGCCGCCCCCAGGACCAGGCCCCCCAGGGCGTCCGCCAGGCGGCGGTGGAAGGCGAAGCGGGCCTCGGGCTCCACCTGGGCCCGGGCCCAGAGCTCCTCGAGGGGGGTGGAGTCGTAGGGGTCCCGGGAGCCCAGGCTCTCCTTGGGGCGGAACCGGGCGGGGAAGGGGAGGACGCCCTCAAAGGGCCGGACCTCCTCCCCCTCCACCACGTAGCCCTTGAGGCGCCATCCTTCCTCGTCCCAAAGGCCCTCCTCGGCGCTGTAGACCCGGCCCCTCTCGTCCACCACCCGCACCCCCCGGAGCCGGTTTCCCTCTGGCTCGGGGTAGACCTCCTCGGCGAAGTACACGCCGAGGCCCGGGGGGGCGTAGACCTGGCGGCGCAGGACCCCGGAGGCCCCGCCCTCCCCGTAGAGGATCCGGCCCAGGAGCCCGTCGTAGGCCTCCTGGGACCGGGGCCTGAGCTCCGCCAGGTTGAGGAGGTTGAGGAGGCTTACGGCGAGGGCCAGAAGGACGAGGGGCCTGAGGAGGGCCAAGGGGGGGACCCCCGCGGCGTAGGCCGCCTTGAGCTCCGAGCGGCGGATGAGCCCCGCAAGCCCCACCAGCACGGCGAAGACCAGCCCTAAGGGGAGGGCGAGGCTTAGGGTCCAGGGCAGGCGGTAGAGGACGAGAAGCCCCACCTCCCGGGCCCCCACCCCCCGGGAGAGGAGGACCCCCGAGAGGCTGGAGAGGAGGTCAAAGGTGAGGAGGGCGGCGAAGAGGAAGACCCCCACCAGGTAAGGGACGAGGACCTCCCGGAGGACGTAGCGCCCCAGCACGGGGGAAGTATACGCAAGGCGGATGAGAAAACGAGGAAGCCCCGCCGCGGGGGGCTTAGGCGGCCTGGGCGATCACGTGGATCACCGGGAGGCCGAAGCGCTCCGCCTGGGTGTGGACGTCCAGCCTAAGCCACCGGGAAGGCCCCGGGGGCAGGGTGGAGAGGACGATGGCCTGGTAGGCCCCGGGGTGGGCGAGGAGCTCCTCCTCTATGGCGAGGAGGGGGGAGATGTCCCCCGCCTTGGCCTCCTCCACGGGGATGCCCTGGGCCTCGAGGGCCCGCTTGGCCGCCGCCGCTTCCTCCTCGGCCCGGCGCCGCACCTCGTTCTCCTCGTAGACCCACCCGGGAGGGGGGACCGCCGGGACCAGGAGGACGAAGCGGGCCTCCGGGTCTTGGGCCAAAAGCTCCTTGAGCTTGGCGGCGAGCTCCGGGCTCTTGGCCGTGCGGTGGGCCACCACCAGGTACCGGGCCATGCCGCACCTCCCTTCCCTGTTTCCAGTGTAGCGCTGGATTTCGTGTTATCGTTCCAGTAAAGGCCACCGCGCCGCCGGAAAACCCCGTAAGGCCCGCGGCTTTTTGCATACCCCTTTGCAAGGGAGCAAGCCGTGGTAGAATGAAGGAGTCAGCGGACAAAGAAGCCTCAGGGCACGAGGGCGACCTTGGTGGCCTTCCGCTCGTGGAAGAGGCGGTAGCCTTCGGGGGCCTCCTCCAGGGGGAGGCGGTGGCTGAAGACGAAGCTCCCCTTGAGCCTGCCCGCCTTCTGCAGGGCGAGGACCTCGCCGATCCAGCGGGGGACGTTGGCGAGGGCACTCCTTAGGGTGATCCCCCGGCTGAAGGCGGGAAGCCAGGGGTAGTCCAGCCTTTCCGCCGTGGGCACCCCAAGGCTGGAGACCACGCCCCCCGGGCCCGCGAGGCGCAGGGCGAGCTTCAGGGCCTCCCCGTCCCCGCCCACCGCCTCCACCACCAAATCCGCCCCCAGGCCCTCGGTCTCCCGGCGCACCCGGGCCACGGGGTCCTCCGCCTTGGGGTGGATGGGGAGGCTTCCCAGGGCCTTGGCCTTCTCTAGGCGGGCTTCCTCCGGGTCTATGGCATAGACCTGCCCTGCCCCCAGGGCGTGGGCCACCATCTGGGCCATGAGGCCCACGGGCCCCGAGCCCACCACGGCCACGCTCATGCCGGGGGTGAGGAAGGGCCTCACCCCCCCGTAGGCCGTGGTGAGGATGTCCCCGGCGAGGATGGCCTCCTCGGCGGGGAGGTCCCCGATGGGGAAGAGGGTGTGCCGGGCGAAGGGCACCCGCACCCTCTCCGCCTGGGCCCCCGGGAGGTTGCCCAGGGCGAGGCCGAAGCCGAAGACCCCGCCCCTTGAGCAGGCGAAGAACTGGCCCTTGCGGCAGGCAGGGCACTCCCCGCAGGCCACCTGGAAGCTTCCCACCACCCGCTCCCCCACGGGGAAGGGCACCAGGGGGCCCTTCTCCACGATGCGCCCCACGAACTCGTGCCCGAGGACCGTCCCCGGCAGGACCCCGGCGATCTTGCCGTGGTAGATGTGGAGGTCGGAGCCGCAGATGGCGGAAAGCTCCACCTCGAGGAGGGCGTCCGTGTCCGCTTCCAACCTGGGTTCCGGAACCTCCTCCACCGCCACCTGGAAGGGCCCCTTGTAGACCACGGCCCTCATGCCACCTCCCGGGCCACTTTGACGAGCTCCTGGGCCGCCTGGGCGTAAGGGGCGAGGGCGGCGATGGTGCCCTTCTTGAGCTCCAAAAGTCCCCGCATGAGGGCGCTTAGGGGCTCGAGGCGTCCCTCCAGCACCTCCTGCCAGGTGGCGAGGTCGGCCTCAATGACGAAGTCCGCCTCCGCCTCCCCCTCCACCGCCTTCGCCCCCCGGCAGGCCCCGTGCCAGAGGTCCAGGACCACGGCCACCCCCTTGGGGAACCCCGCCTTGGGGTCCGGGCGCACCGCGAGGGCCAGGGAGCCCTCCCAGGTGCTCGCCGCCTTGCGGTAGGCCTCGCTCTCGTTCAGCTTCCGGCAGTACGCCTGGGCCCAGGCCTCGGTGAAAAGCTCCATTCCTTTCCCTCCTTTGAACCCAGTATAAGCCGTAGACTCGAGGGGTGGTTTACCTCCTGGACCTTTCCGGGGTGTACTGCGAGCCCGTGGAGCCGAGGCTCCTCCGCCTCCTCGCCGAGGAGAGCGGGGAGCCCGTCTTTTACCTCTCGGAGGCCTTCTACGCCCTCCTCCCCCGGCTCAAGGCCGAGGGGGCGCAGGCGCTGGAGGCCCTTTTCCCCGGGGCCTCGAGGCTCTACCCCAAGGCCTTCCGCCCCCGGGGCCTCGCCTTCCCCGAGCCCTTCCACCTCGTCTCCGACCTGCCGCCCCCCGAAGGGGTCCTGGCCTACCACGCTCCGGACAAGCTCGAGGCCCTTGCCCTGGCCCTAGAGGCCCTGGGCCTCGCCCCAGGGGAGGCGGTCTACTGGGACGACAACCCCCTTTGGGTGGAGCGGGCCCGGGGATTAGGCGTGCGGGCGGAGCTATTCCTGCCCTAGGTCCTCGGCCCGCTCCACCGCCTGGGTCTCCCGGAGGATCGCCCTCACCCGGTCCCCGGGGATGGTCTCCTCCCGGAGGAGCTCCTCGGCGATCTTGTGCACCGCCTCCCGGTGGGTGGAGAGCACCTTCCTGGCCCGCTCGTAGGCCTCGTCCAGGATCTTCATGATGTCCTGGTCAATGAGGCGGGCCGTCTCCTCGGAGTGGTCCTTCTTCTTGGCGATCTCTTCCCCCAGGAAGACGGGCCCCGAGTCCGAGCCCCAGGCGACGTTTTTGAAGTGCTCCCCCATGCCCCAGTCCAGGACCATCCGCTTGGCGATCCCCGTGGCCCGCTTGAAGTCGTCCTGGGCCCCCGTGGTCACGGTGCCCGTGAAGAGCTCCTCCGCCACCCGGCCCGCCATGAGCACGGCGAGCTCGTCCATGAGGTGCTCCCGGGAGACCAGGACCCGCTCCTCGGGCTTGCTCCAGCGGGCCCCCAGGGCCATTCCCCGGGGGACGATGGAGACCTTCTCCGTCTTGTCGGCGTGGGGCAGGACCTCCCCCACCACGGCGTGCCCCGCCTCGTGGTAGGCCACGGCCCGCCTTTCCTCCTCGGAGAGCTTCAGGGCGGACCGCTCCAGGCCTAAGACGATCTTGTCCAGGGCCTTGAGGAAGTGCTCCTTGCGGATCCTCTTCTCCCCGTTCCGGGCGGCGAGGAGGGCGGCCTCGTTCACCAGGTTCCTGAGGTCCGCCCCGGAGAAGCCCGGGGTGAGGTGGGCGAGCTCCAGGGCGTCCACGTCCTCGGCGATGGGCTTGCCCCGCATGTGGACGAGGAGGATCTCCTTGCGCTCCTCCAGGGAGGGGAGGCCCACCACCACCTGGCGGTCAAAGCGCCCGGGTCTAAGGAGGGCGGGGTCCAGGATGTCGGGGCGGTTGGTGGCGGCGAGGACGATGACGGAGGTGTCCTTCTCAAACCCGTCCATCTCCGAGAGGATCTGGTTCAGGGTCTGCTCCCGCTCGTCGTGGCCGCCCCCGATCCCCGCGCCCCGCTTGCGGCCGATGGAGTCCAGCTCGTCAATGAAGATGATGCTCGGGGCGTTCCTGCGGGCGTCTTCAAAGAGGCTCCGCACCCGGCTCGCCCCCACGCCCACGAACATCTCCATGAACTCGCTGGCGGAGACGGAGAAGAAGGGCACCCCCGCCTCCCCCGCCACCGCCCGGGCGAGGAGGGTCTTGCCCGTGCCGGGCGGGCCCACGAGGAGCACCCCCTTGGGGATCTCGGCCCCGATCTCCAGGTACTTCTTCGGGTTCTTGAGGAAGTCCACCACCTCCATGAGCTCCCGCTTGGCCTCCTCGTGGCCGGCCACGTCCTTGAAGGTGGTGTTCACCTTGCGTTCCTTACCGTAGAGCTTGGCCCGGCTCTGGCCGAACTGCATCACCTGGCCGGCCCCGCCTTGGGCCCGCATGAAGAAGAACCAGAAGAAGGCGATGAGGATGAGCGTGGGGGCCACGTAGAGGAGGACCTGGGGCCAGATGGAGGGGGCCTTGGTCACGATCGTCACCCCGTTTTCCTCCAGGAAGCGGAGGAGTTCGGGGTCTTGGACCTGGGCGGGGGGCAGGGGAACCTGGAAGCGCCGGGAGACCTGGACGGTCCCCTGGGGCGTGGGGAAGCGCTCCGGGGCCTTGAGGAGCCCGGTGATGCGGGTCTCCTCCAGGGTCACCTCCGCCACCTTCCCCTGGCGCACCAGCTCCCGGAACTCCGTGTAGGCGAGGGTGGGGGCCGGTGGTCCGCTTAGGGCCGTGTAGACGAGATACCCCAACAGGACGAGAAGGAGCAGGTTGAAAGGGTTGAACCGCTGCGGCAAGGTCTACCTCCCTTGCCCTATGGTAGCGCCTTGCCGGTGGGAAGACGGGGCATGTGGTATCCTCTAGCGGCGATGAAGGGGGTCCTCGAGGCCCTGCACCAGGGGGACTACGACACCGCCATTGACCTCCTCACCCGGAAGGCCCTCTTCGGCCGGGAGAGGGAGGCCAAGGAGGCCTGGCTCCTCCTCGCCGAGGTCTACGCCCTCTACGGGGAGGAGGGGCTGGAGAAGGCCCACCACGCCCTGGAGGAGGCCTACGCCCTGGGAGGGCTGGAGTACGACCCCCTGTACCGGAGCCTCCTCGCCGAGCTCCTCGCCCTGGAGGGGCGGCCCGAGCGGGAGGTCCTTCCCCTCTTCCTCCCGAGCCGGGACCCCCGGGTCCGGTACCACCAGGCCCAGGCCCTCTTCTACCTGGGGAGGCTGGAGGAGGCCTTGGAGGCCCTCGAGGCGGGGCTTCCCCCCCACCTGGCCTGGCGGGCCGAGGGGCTTAAGGGGCGGATCCTGGAGCGGCTTGGCCGCCACGGGGAGGCCGCCTTGGCCTACGAGCGGGGGGCGGAGCTCGCCCTGGGCCTGGAGCGGTACTGGCTCCTCCTGGACGCCGCCGCCATGTGGCTGGAGGCCGGGGAGGGGGAGCGGGCCCTTCTCGCCCTGAAGGAGGCGGAGGCGGCGGTGGGGGAGGAGGACCCGGAGGACGCCGCCACCCGCCACTACCTCCTCGCCCGGGCCCACCTCCTTTTGGGCAACCCGGGCCTCGCCCTGGAGGAGATCCGCAAGGCCCTGGCCCTGGAGGAGGAGAGCGGCCACAAGGCCTACGGCACCCCCTTGGTGGAGGGGCAGGCCCTCCTCCAGCTCGGGCGCTACGAGGAGGCCATGGCGAGCTTCCGGGAGGCCCTGGCCCGGGCGGACGCCGGGGAGCGCCCCCACGTCCTCCACGAGATGGGGGTGGCGGCCCTGGACCACGGGGCCTACCCCGAGGCCGAGGAGCACCTCCGGGCCCTGGTGCGGGAGGAGGGCTACCCCTACCTGGCCCAAGCCTACGCCGATCTGGCCGAGGCCCTCTACCGCCAGGGGCGCTACCAGGAGGCGGAGGCCGCCGCCCGGGAGGCCGTGGCCCGGGGGGCGGTGGCCGCGGGGGAGTTGGTCCTGGGCCACGTGGCCTACGACCTCCTCCACCTGGAGGAGGCCTTGGAACACTACCGCAAGGCGGCGGAAAGCGCCGAGGAGGGGAGCCGGGAGTGGGTGGGGGCCCAGGAGATGGTGGTGGACACCCTGGCCCAGCTCGGCTACCGCTTTCCCGAGGAGATGGTGCGCCGGGGCCAGGCGGTGCTGCCCTACCTCCACCCGGCGGACGAGTGGCACGCCGCCCTCACCGCCTACGTGGAGCGCGCCCAGGCCCTCTTGCGGGAGGGGAAGCGCCTGAACTGAGCGCTTCCCAGGGGGCGGGGTTAGCCCCTCCGCAGGGGCTCCAGGGCCTTTAGGACCTCCTGGCTCCTTAAGGGTTTGGGCAGGTGGAGGAGCCTCAGGGGCCTGAGGAGGAGGCCCGGCGGGGTTTCGCTCACCAGGTAGAGGGAGGCGAGCCGCCCTTCCGGGGTGGCCCGCACCTTGCGGGCCGCCTCCACCGCCTTCTCCCCTTGGAGGATCACCCCCTTGGGCCTGGACTTGAGGAGGCGCAAGAGCCCCTCCACGTCCCGGGCCAGAAGGACGCGGAAGCGGTGGGCCTCGAGGAGGTACAGAAGGAGCCTCCGCACCACCCCGCTTTCCGCCAGGACGGCCACCAAGGGGTCCTCGAGGAGGAGGGTGGAGGGGCGGAGGAGGCCCCTCGCCTTCATCTCGTGGAGGAGGTGGTAGACCTCCTCCTCGGGAAGCCCCGAGAGGAGGGCGATGCTCCTTGCCCGCCGCACCCCGTCCAGGTGCTCCAGAACGCTCCAGGCCTCCGGGGGAAGGGGGTGCCGGGTGGGGTCTTCCACGAGGTGGAGGACCTCGTCCGGGTCCACCTGCCCCCGCCGCCACTCGTCCAGCTTGCGGGCCGCCTCCATGAGGGCCCAGCCGGTGCCGAAGGTGAGGGGGAGGGCCACCTGGCTTCCCTCCACCATGGGCTCCGCCACCACCTCCCCCTCCTTCTCCCCGAGGAGGGTGGCCAAGGCCTCGAGGACCTGGGCGGTGAGGGCCTCCCTAAGCTCCTCCTCCCCGATGAGGCCGAGCTCCAGGGCCAAAGCCCCCAAGGGGGTGCCGGGGTTCTCCCGGTCCTGGCGCTCCACCAGCTCCTGCACCTCCTCCAGGGTGAGGTGGCCCAGGCGGACCAGGTACTCCCCGAGGTGGGGGCCGGGCTCGGTGCGGGCGTAGAGGATCCGCCCCCCGAGGAGGTGGACGCGCCCGTAGATCCGGCCCCGGAAGCTCACCACGGCGCTCTTCCGCGCCGCCTCCAGGGCCCTAAGGAGCTCCCCCAGGTCCAGCTCGGAAAGCGTGGCCCGGATCACGGCTCCAAGAGGGGGCCCACCGGGGGCGGGTAGCCCAGGTGGCGGTAGGCCAGTTCCGTGGCCACCCGGCCCCGGGGAGTGCGCTTCAAAAGGCCCTGGCGGATGAGGTAGGGCTCGTGCACCTCTTCCAAGGTGCCCGGGTCCTCGGAGAGGGCGGTGGCCAGGGTGGCGAGGCCCACGGGGCCGCCGCCGAAGCGGAGGATGAGGACCTCCAGGATCTCCCGGTCCCGCTTCTCCAAGCCCAGCTCGTCCAGGCCCAGGGCGGCAAGGGCCTCCAGGGCCCGCTCCCGGGTGATGACCTCCTCCCCCGCCACCTGGGCGAAGTCCCGCACCCTCCGGAAGAGGCGCTTGGCGACGCGCATGGTGCCCCGGCTCCGCCTACCGATCTCCAGGGCGGCCTCCTCCGTGATCCTCACCCCGAGGAGGCGGGCGTCCCGCATCACCCCTTGGGCCAGCTCCTCAGGGGTGTAGTACTCCAGGTGCTCCACGATGCCGAAGCGGCTCAGGAGGGGCGCGGTGATGAGGCCGGGCCGGGTGGTGGCCCCGATCAGGGTGAAGCGGGGAAGCTCCAGCCGGATGGTCCTCGCCGCCGGACCTTGGCCGATGACGATGTCCATGACGAAGTCCTCCATGGCGGGGTAGAGGTGCTCCTCGGCCTGGCGGCTCAGGCGGTGGATCTCGTCAATGAAGAGGATGTCCCCTTCCTCCAGGGAGTTGGCCAGGATGGCGGCGAGGTCCCCGGGCTTCTCTATGGCGGGCCCGGAGGTGACCCGGAGGTTGACCCCAAGCTCGTGGGCGATGACGTGGGCCAGGGTGGTCTTGCCCAGGCCCGGGGGGCCGAAGAGGAGGAGGTGCTCCAAGGGCTCTTTTCGGGCCTTGGCCGCCTCGAGGTAGACCCGGAGCTTTTGCTTCAGGCGCTCCTGGCCGATGTACTCGTCCAGGGTCTTGGGCCTAAGGGCGAGGTCTTCCACGCTCCTCCATGATAGCCTTATTCCCGTGCGGCGCACGGTGAAGGACTTCCGCAACGCCAAGGGCCAGCGGCTCGTCTACCTCACCGCCTACGACTACCCCACGGCCCGCCTGGCCGAGGCGGCCGGGGTGGACGCCATTTTGGTGGGGGACTCCTTGGGGATGGTGGTCCTGGGCTACCCCTCCACGGTGCCCGTGACCTTGGAGGAGATGCTCCACCACACCAAGGCCGCCCGCAGGGGGGCCCCGGAGACCTTTCTCGTGGCCGACCTCCCCTACCTCGCCTACGCCACCCTGGACCGGGCCCTCCTCGCCGCGGAGCGCCTCCTCAAGGAGGGGGGGGCGGACGCGGTGAAGCTGGAGGGGGGCGAGGAGGTGGCGGAGATCGTCCAGGGCCTGGTGCGGGCGGGGGTCCCGGTCCTGGGCCACGTGGGCCTCACCCCCCAGACGGCGAGCCAGCTTGGCGGCTACAAGCTCCAAGGCCGGCGCCCGGAGGAGGCGGAGCGCATTCTCAAGGGGGCCTTGGCCTTGGAGGAGGCCGGGGCCTACGGCGTGGTCTTGGAGATGGTGCCCGCCCGCCTGGCCAAGGAGGTCACCGAGAGGCTTTCCGTCCACACCGTGGGGATCGGGGCCGGGCCCCACACGGACGCCCAGGTCCTCGTCTTCCACGACGTGGTGGGGCTCTACGGCGACTTCAAGCCTCGCTTCGTGAAGCGCTACCTGGAGGCGGGCAGGCTCATCCAGGAGGCCTTGAGCCGGTACGCGCAGGAGGTCCGGGAAGGGGTCTTCCCCGGGGAGGAGCATAGTTTCTGAAAAACTCCGCTGAAAACCCGGCCCCTTAAGGGGTAGAATGGGCTTTCGTGGTGCGCTTTCGTAGGGAAGGGGTGCGTCTGGACCAGGCGGTGGCGGAGGCCCTCTCCGTGAGCCGGGCCAAGGCCCAGGCCTGGATCCAGGCCGGGCGGGTCCGGGTGGGGGACCGGGTGGTCCTCAAGCCCGCCTACCGGCTCAAAGGGGAGGAGGTGGCGGTGGAGCCCGTGGAGGAGGCTCCCATGGTCCTCCCCGAGGACCTGCCCATTCCCATCCTCTACGAGGACGAGGACGTCCTGGCCCTGAACAAGCCCCCGGGCCTCCTTACCCACCCCGCCCCCGGGGTCTACTCGGGCACGGTGGTGAACCTCCTCCTCGCCCGCTACTACGGGCCCGTGGAGAAGGGGCCCCCCGAGCTCGTCCGCCCCGGGATCGTCCACCGCCTGGACAAGGACACGAGCGGCGTCCTGGTGGTGGCGAAGCACGGGGGGGTCCTCGAGGGCCTGGCCCGGGCCTTCCGCGACCGCCTGGTGATGAAGCGCTACCTGGCCATCACCGAGGGCCACCCCCGGGAGGGGGTCCTCATCGCCCCCATCGGGAGGCATCCCCGGGAGCGGCACAAGATGCACGTGGGCGGCCTCGCCGCCCGTTACGCCGAGACCGAGTTCCAGGTCCTGGCCACCGCAGGCCCCTACGCCCTGGTGGAGGCGAGGCCCCATACGGGGCGCACCCACCAGATCCGGGTCCACCTCAAGTACCTCGGGGCCCCCATCCTGGGGGACGAGCTCTACGGGAGAAAGAGCCCCCATATCGGGCGCCAGGCCCTCCACGCCTACGAGCTCCGCATCCCCCATCCCCGCACGGGCCGGATTTTGGAGCTTC of the Thermus thermophilus HB8 genome contains:
- a CDS encoding alcohol dehydrogenase family protein, whose product is MRAVVYKGPFQVAVEEVPEPRLEADTDALLEVELSAICGSDLHIYHGKIAGVLPGTVLGHEFVGRIVEKGPLVPFPVGERVVGSFQVACGECPACRKGQFFACSRGGVFGFGLALGNLPGAQAERVRVPFARHTLFPIGDLPAEEAILAGDILTTAYGGVRPFLTPGMSVAVVGSGPVGLMAQMVAHALGAGQVYAIDPEEARLEKAKALGSLPIHPKAEDPVARVRRETEGLGADLVVEAVGGDGEALKLALRLAGPGGVVSSLGVPTAERLDYPWLPAFSRGITLRSALANVPRWIGEVLALQKAGRLKGSFVFSHRLPLEEAPEGYRLFHERKATKVALVP
- a CDS encoding tetratricopeptide repeat protein, which produces MKGVLEALHQGDYDTAIDLLTRKALFGREREAKEAWLLLAEVYALYGEEGLEKAHHALEEAYALGGLEYDPLYRSLLAELLALEGRPEREVLPLFLPSRDPRVRYHQAQALFYLGRLEEALEALEAGLPPHLAWRAEGLKGRILERLGRHGEAALAYERGAELALGLERYWLLLDAAAMWLEAGEGERALLALKEAEAAVGEEDPEDAATRHYLLARAHLLLGNPGLALEEIRKALALEEESGHKAYGTPLVEGQALLQLGRYEEAMASFREALARADAGERPHVLHEMGVAALDHGAYPEAEEHLRALVREEGYPYLAQAYADLAEALYRQGRYQEAEAAAREAVARGAVAAGELVLGHVAYDLLHLEEALEHYRKAAESAEEGSREWVGAQEMVVDTLAQLGYRFPEEMVRRGQAVLPYLHPADEWHAALTAYVERAQALLREGKRLN
- a CDS encoding LptF/LptG family permease encodes the protein MLGRYVLREVLVPYLVGVFLFAALLTFDLLSSLSGVLLSRGVGAREVGLLVLYRLPWTLSLALPLGLVFAVLVGLAGLIRRSELKAAYAAGVPPLALLRPLVLLALAVSLLNLLNLAELRPRSQEAYDGLLGRILYGEGGASGVLRRQVYAPPGLGVYFAEEVYPEPEGNRLRGVRVVDERGRVYSAEEGLWDEEGWRLKGYVVEGEEVRPFEGVLPFPARFRPKESLGSRDPYDSTPLEELWARAQVEPEARFAFHRRLADALGGLVLGAAAAALGLSLREAAWAFLGVVLLIFGYYVLWTLAAQLARYDVSPLLAYLPDLFYGALAGALAWRLR
- a CDS encoding SCP2 sterol-binding domain-containing protein, whose translation is MELFTEAWAQAYCRKLNESEAYRKAASTWEGSLALAVRPDPKAGFPKGVAVVLDLWHGACRGAKAVEGEAEADFVIEADLATWQEVLEGRLEPLSALMRGLLELKKGTIAALAPYAQAAQELVKVAREVA
- the ftsH gene encoding ATP-dependent zinc metalloprotease FtsH, with protein sequence MPQRFNPFNLLLLVLLGYLVYTALSGPPAPTLAYTEFRELVRQGKVAEVTLEETRITGLLKAPERFPTPQGTVQVSRRFQVPLPPAQVQDPELLRFLEENGVTIVTKAPSIWPQVLLYVAPTLILIAFFWFFFMRAQGGAGQVMQFGQSRAKLYGKERKVNTTFKDVAGHEEAKRELMEVVDFLKNPKKYLEIGAEIPKGVLLVGPPGTGKTLLARAVAGEAGVPFFSVSASEFMEMFVGVGASRVRSLFEDARRNAPSIIFIDELDSIGRKRGAGIGGGHDEREQTLNQILSEMDGFEKDTSVIVLAATNRPDILDPALLRPGRFDRQVVVGLPSLEERKEILLVHMRGKPIAEDVDALELAHLTPGFSGADLRNLVNEAALLAARNGEKRIRKEHFLKALDKIVLGLERSALKLSEEERRAVAYHEAGHAVVGEVLPHADKTEKVSIVPRGMALGARWSKPEERVLVSREHLMDELAVLMAGRVAEELFTGTVTTGAQDDFKRATGIAKRMVLDWGMGEHFKNVAWGSDSGPVFLGEEIAKKKDHSEETARLIDQDIMKILDEAYERARKVLSTHREAVHKIAEELLREETIPGDRVRAILRETQAVERAEDLGQE
- a CDS encoding LptF/LptG family permease yields the protein MKTLDRYLLRETLPLFGGGLLVIVLLFLGGAVYEVLAPLVAKGADPYTLLRYLLFRTPEALARGAPVAYLFALLVLLSRLGEDAELKALLALGVRRERLLLPFLLLGTAIALAAFLLGEGLVPQALAKGQDLLRREVLERPRALLTPGATFQDAQGRVVYVGKVEGEAIGALRVLSREEVLLAERGSFRGGVLHVEEGTRITYEGSRPRTLARFQRGELVLKDLTFDPWQNPANRMTLAELRKEVQRLRQMGVRAGLEATTYYRRFAEPLAAPVFALFAVGLAFYLLGGSRSLGLVGVAVLTFFYYATWSVGRIMGEQNALDPFLAAFGPNLLYGALGLFLFLGGRR